The Amycolatopsis mongoliensis genome includes a window with the following:
- a CDS encoding enoyl-CoA hydratase/isomerase family protein: protein MTVLHLGDDENRFSPEWLQRVHSTLDEVDDVLVTTGGGKFYSNGLDLEWLMANGDKAAEYVADVQELFARVLTLPVPTVAAVNGHAFGAGAMLAMAHDFRVMRGDRGYFCFPEADINIPFTPGMAALIQGKLTPASAIASMTTGRRFGGADALSFGLVDEIAAEDEVVKVASERVRALAGKDRGTLGAIKATMFAPAVTALRTPA, encoded by the coding sequence GTGACCGTTTTGCACCTGGGCGACGACGAAAACCGCTTCTCGCCGGAGTGGCTGCAGCGCGTCCATTCCACTTTGGACGAAGTGGACGACGTGCTGGTGACCACCGGCGGCGGCAAGTTCTACTCGAACGGCCTCGACCTCGAATGGCTGATGGCCAACGGGGACAAGGCTGCCGAGTACGTCGCCGACGTGCAGGAGCTGTTCGCGCGCGTGCTGACGCTGCCGGTCCCGACGGTCGCGGCGGTCAACGGCCACGCGTTCGGCGCGGGCGCGATGCTGGCGATGGCGCACGACTTCCGCGTGATGCGCGGCGATCGCGGGTACTTCTGCTTCCCGGAGGCCGACATCAACATCCCGTTCACGCCGGGGATGGCGGCGTTGATCCAGGGCAAGCTGACGCCGGCTTCGGCGATCGCGTCGATGACGACGGGACGCCGGTTCGGCGGCGCGGACGCGTTGTCTTTCGGGCTGGTGGACGAGATCGCGGCCGAGGACGAGGTCGTGAAGGTGGCTTCGGAGCGGGTCCGCGCCCTGGCGGGCAAGGACCGCGGCACGCTGGGCGCGATCAAGGCGACGATGTTCGCCCCGGCGGTCACGGCTCTGCGGACTCCGGCTTAG
- a CDS encoding TetR/AcrR family transcriptional regulator, producing MPRPRVHDLDALLDVAERLVASSGEVTVRGLAAAAGVPNGTIYHAFGSLSALLAQVWLRAATAFLDLQTSRVDAASSPVDAVVAAADTPAVFASLRPDGARMLLKVRGDRLFGPELPDELADALHALDKRLVALLVRLARGLWDRGDGLAVEVITTCVVDLPTAFFRRDITDPLVRERLAAAVRAVLTVPPREKDRP from the coding sequence ATGCCCCGCCCCCGCGTCCACGACCTCGACGCGCTGCTCGACGTCGCCGAGCGGCTGGTCGCGTCGTCCGGCGAGGTCACCGTGCGTGGCCTGGCCGCGGCCGCGGGCGTGCCGAACGGGACGATCTACCACGCTTTCGGCTCGCTCAGCGCGCTGCTGGCGCAGGTCTGGCTGCGCGCGGCGACCGCGTTCCTCGACCTGCAGACCTCACGGGTGGACGCCGCTTCCTCCCCGGTGGACGCCGTCGTCGCGGCGGCCGACACGCCCGCGGTGTTCGCCTCCCTGCGTCCCGACGGGGCGCGGATGCTGCTGAAGGTGCGGGGCGATCGGCTGTTCGGGCCCGAGCTGCCCGACGAGCTGGCGGACGCCCTGCACGCGCTGGACAAGCGCCTGGTCGCGCTGCTCGTGCGGCTCGCGCGCGGGCTGTGGGACCGCGGCGACGGCCTGGCCGTCGAGGTGATCACCACCTGCGTCGTCGACCTGCCGACCGCGTTCTTCCGGCGGGACATCACCGATCCCCTGGTGCGGGAGAGGCTCGCCGCCGCCGTGCGGGCCGTGCTGACCGTGCCCCCTCGAGAGAAGGACCGACCGTGA
- a CDS encoding RNA polymerase sigma factor produces the protein MAGRVEATVQAVFREERGLLLAALVRRFGDLDLAEEVTSEAIEAALVRWPVDGVPPKPGAWLMTTARRKAVDRLRRDQAYAARLAVLQVEADRAAPAPSPDGQLPDERLQLFFTCAHPALPAEDRTALTLRCLAGLTTPEVARAFLVPSATMGKRIVRAKNRIRTARIPFRVPDAAELPGRLPGVLQVVYSIFTEGYAASSGPDLQRLDLAEEAIRLARILRRLLPGEREVAGLLALMLLIHARRDARTGPDGDLVLLDDQDRGRWDRAMISEGTALVEVALTGGPPGLYGVQAAIAALHDEAPDVAGTDWPQIVGLYDVLRGLAPSPVVELNRAVAVAMRDGPAAGLPLLDALADEPRLREYSPFPAARGDLLRRLGRHTDAAEAYREALALAGTEPERAHLRRRLAEVAKP, from the coding sequence GTGGCGGGGCGGGTGGAAGCCACGGTCCAGGCGGTGTTCCGGGAGGAGCGCGGGTTGCTGCTCGCCGCGCTCGTCCGCCGGTTCGGCGACCTCGACCTGGCCGAGGAGGTGACGTCGGAGGCGATCGAGGCCGCGCTGGTGCGCTGGCCCGTCGACGGCGTGCCGCCGAAGCCGGGGGCCTGGCTGATGACGACCGCGCGGCGCAAGGCCGTCGACCGGCTGCGCCGCGACCAGGCCTACGCGGCCCGGCTCGCGGTGCTGCAGGTCGAGGCCGACCGCGCCGCGCCCGCCCCGTCGCCGGACGGCCAGCTGCCGGACGAGCGGCTCCAGCTGTTCTTCACCTGCGCCCATCCCGCGCTGCCCGCCGAGGACCGGACGGCGCTGACCCTGCGTTGCCTCGCCGGGCTGACGACGCCGGAGGTGGCGCGCGCGTTCCTGGTGCCCAGCGCGACGATGGGCAAGCGGATCGTGCGGGCGAAGAACCGGATCCGCACGGCCCGGATCCCGTTCCGGGTGCCGGACGCCGCCGAGCTGCCCGGGCGGCTGCCGGGCGTGCTCCAGGTCGTCTACTCGATCTTCACCGAGGGGTACGCGGCGAGCTCGGGGCCGGACCTGCAGCGGCTCGACCTGGCGGAGGAGGCGATCCGGCTGGCCCGGATCCTGCGCCGGCTGCTGCCGGGGGAGCGGGAGGTCGCGGGGTTGCTGGCGCTGATGCTGCTGATCCACGCGCGCCGCGACGCCCGCACGGGTCCCGACGGCGACCTGGTGCTGCTCGACGACCAGGACCGCGGCCGCTGGGACCGCGCGATGATCTCGGAGGGGACCGCGCTGGTCGAGGTCGCGCTGACGGGCGGGCCGCCGGGGCTGTACGGCGTCCAGGCGGCGATTGCGGCCCTGCACGACGAAGCCCCGGACGTGGCGGGCACGGACTGGCCGCAGATCGTGGGGCTGTACGACGTGCTGCGCGGGCTGGCGCCGTCCCCGGTGGTGGAGCTGAACCGCGCGGTGGCGGTGGCGATGCGCGACGGCCCGGCGGCGGGCCTCCCGCTGCTCGACGCCCTGGCGGACGAACCCCGCCTGCGCGAGTACAGCCCGTTCCCGGCGGCGCGGGGAGACCTGCTCAGGCGCCTCGGGCGCCACACCGATGCGGCCGAGGCCTACCGCGAAGCCCTGGCCCTGGCGGGCACCGAGCCCGAGCGTGCCCACCTGCGCCGCCGCCTGGCCGAGGTCGCAAAGCCGTGA
- a CDS encoding cytochrome P450, translating into MGITDPDTYVRGVPYDELARLRRASPVVRVDDFWAVLRHADVRRVLRDPALFSSQLGGTQIRDPASAADLAYVRRMMLNMDPPEHGRLRGLLTRAFTPRAIAKLTERIETSARDLVASVAGQGACDFAALAADLPLLTLAAVFGVPEQDRRLMYDWSNRVIGYQDAEYAVSSTVDASSVSDLARAALAVRPSPGPDGSMPDPRTRAGMPDLYAYANALGEYKREHPGDDVMSNLMQHVGDDGGRVSLAEFENLFWLFSVAGNETLRNGLPGGMLALLSHPAQYRRLLADRALLPSAVEEMLRWWAPVMHFRRTATADVSLSDVDIRAGDKVVVWFSAANRDEAVFEDPDAFDVGRTPNDHLTFGHGPHFCLGAHLARVQLRAMFGAVLDLLGEVSLAGEPVRLRSNFQNGLKSLPIRWAR; encoded by the coding sequence GTGGGGATCACCGATCCGGACACCTACGTGCGAGGTGTCCCGTACGACGAGCTGGCGCGGCTGCGGCGGGCGTCGCCGGTGGTGCGCGTCGACGACTTCTGGGCCGTGCTGCGGCACGCCGACGTGCGGCGCGTCCTGCGCGATCCCGCCCTGTTCTCCTCGCAGCTCGGCGGGACGCAGATCCGCGACCCGGCTTCGGCGGCCGACCTCGCGTACGTGCGCCGGATGATGCTCAACATGGACCCGCCGGAGCACGGCCGGCTGCGCGGGCTGCTGACGCGGGCGTTCACGCCCCGCGCGATCGCGAAGCTGACCGAGCGGATCGAGACGTCGGCGCGGGACCTGGTGGCGAGCGTCGCCGGCCAGGGCGCCTGCGACTTCGCGGCCCTGGCCGCCGACCTGCCGCTGCTGACGCTGGCGGCGGTGTTCGGTGTGCCGGAGCAGGACCGGCGGCTGATGTACGACTGGAGCAACCGCGTGATCGGCTACCAGGACGCCGAGTACGCGGTCAGCTCGACGGTCGACGCCTCGTCGGTGAGCGACCTCGCGCGGGCCGCCCTCGCCGTCCGCCCGTCCCCGGGTCCGGACGGGTCGATGCCGGACCCGCGCACGCGCGCCGGCATGCCGGACCTCTACGCGTACGCCAACGCGCTCGGCGAGTACAAGCGCGAGCACCCGGGCGACGACGTCATGAGCAACCTGATGCAGCACGTCGGCGACGACGGCGGGCGCGTCTCGCTCGCCGAGTTCGAAAACCTCTTCTGGCTGTTTTCCGTGGCGGGCAACGAAACCCTCCGCAACGGCCTGCCCGGCGGGATGCTGGCGCTGCTCTCGCACCCCGCGCAGTACCGGCGGCTGCTGGCCGACCGGGCGCTGCTGCCGTCCGCGGTCGAAGAGATGCTGCGGTGGTGGGCGCCGGTCATGCACTTCCGGCGCACCGCCACCGCCGACGTTTCACTGTCCGATGTGGACATCCGGGCCGGGGACAAGGTGGTGGTCTGGTTCTCCGCGGCCAACCGCGACGAGGCCGTGTTCGAGGACCCGGACGCGTTCGACGTCGGCCGCACCCCGAACGACCACCTGACCTTCGGCCACGGCCCGCACTTCTGCCTGGGCGCGCACCTCGCCCGCGTCCAGCTGCGGGCGATGTTCGGCGCGGTGCTGGACCTGCTCGGCGAAGTGTCACTCGCCGGTGAGCCGGTGCGGCTGCGGTCGAACTTCCAGAACGGCCTGAAGTCGTTGCCGATCCGGTGGGCGCGCTGA
- a CDS encoding nitrilase-related carbon-nitrogen hydrolase, with amino-acid sequence MISACPYESEGDDPFRGGSVIVGPLGDVLAGPLRDGEGLITASIDREEIVAARKSLDVSGHYARPDVFALTVDERPQDGVTFLR; translated from the coding sequence GTGATTTCGGCGTGCCCGTACGAGAGCGAGGGCGACGACCCGTTCCGCGGCGGGAGCGTGATCGTCGGCCCGCTGGGCGACGTCCTGGCGGGACCGCTGCGCGACGGCGAAGGCCTGATCACGGCATCGATCGACCGCGAGGAGATCGTGGCGGCGCGGAAGAGCCTCGACGTGTCGGGGCACTACGCGCGGCCGGACGTCTTCGCGCTGACCGTGGACGAGCGTCCCCAGGACGGCGTCACCTTCCTGCGGTGA
- a CDS encoding SDR family NAD(P)-dependent oxidoreductase produces MTEGLSGTTALVTGGTSGIGRATAVALAGLGAHVVLSGRDAARGAEVVSRIRAAGGKADFVAADLKDASSARELAARAREVGGHVDVLVNNAGIFPTGSTSDTAEADFDRVYETNVKVPFFLVASLAPEMVSRGRGAIVNVSTMVAARGMAGMALYGSSKAAVELMTKAWAAEYGPSGVRVNAVSPGPTRTEGTAAFGDGLDELASAGPAGRVAAPEEIAAAIAFLVTEESSFVQGAILPVDGGRLAV; encoded by the coding sequence ATGACTGAAGGACTGTCCGGGACCACGGCGCTGGTGACCGGCGGAACCAGCGGAATCGGGCGGGCGACGGCGGTCGCGCTGGCCGGGCTCGGGGCCCACGTGGTGCTGTCCGGCCGGGACGCGGCCCGCGGGGCGGAGGTCGTCTCGCGAATCCGGGCGGCGGGCGGGAAGGCCGACTTCGTCGCAGCCGACCTGAAGGACGCTTCGTCGGCGCGTGAGCTGGCGGCGCGGGCGCGGGAGGTGGGCGGGCACGTCGACGTGCTGGTGAACAACGCCGGGATCTTCCCCACCGGGTCCACTTCGGACACGGCCGAGGCCGACTTCGACCGCGTGTACGAGACGAACGTGAAGGTGCCGTTCTTCCTCGTCGCTTCGCTGGCCCCGGAGATGGTTTCGCGCGGCCGCGGTGCGATCGTCAACGTGTCGACGATGGTCGCGGCGCGGGGCATGGCGGGCATGGCGCTCTACGGCTCGTCGAAGGCGGCGGTCGAGCTGATGACCAAGGCGTGGGCGGCGGAGTACGGCCCGTCCGGCGTGCGCGTCAACGCGGTCAGCCCCGGCCCGACCCGCACCGAAGGCACGGCGGCGTTCGGTGACGGCCTCGACGAGCTGGCCTCGGCGGGCCCGGCCGGCCGGGTGGCCGCACCCGAGGAGATCGCCGCGGCGATCGCGTTCCTGGTGACCGAGGAGTCGAGCTTCGTCCAGGGCGCGATCCTCCCGGTGGACGGCGGGCGCTTGGCGGTGTGA
- a CDS encoding DUF1295 domain-containing protein — protein sequence MDALRVCLYVFAGVTLGTWVMSVLTREYSWVDRIWSIVPVAYLAIFAGAAGFADARLDVMFALVTLWGIRLTFNFARKGGYARGGEDYRWAVLRERMAPWQFQVFNFFFISLYQNAILLLITLPAYTALEHQGSFGVADVVVAVVFAAFLVGETVADQQQWVFHREKHAGRASTRFLQEGLFRYSRHPNFFFEQAQWWAVAAFGVVAGGLQWTVVGAVLLTLLFVGSTKFTESITKSRYPEYADYQRRVSAVVPWRPRREPARS from the coding sequence ATGGACGCGCTGCGGGTCTGCCTGTACGTCTTCGCCGGGGTGACGCTCGGCACTTGGGTGATGTCGGTGCTGACCAGGGAATACTCCTGGGTCGACCGGATCTGGTCGATCGTCCCGGTGGCCTACCTGGCGATCTTCGCCGGCGCGGCCGGGTTCGCCGACGCGCGCCTGGACGTGATGTTCGCGCTGGTCACCCTGTGGGGGATCCGGCTGACGTTCAACTTCGCCCGGAAGGGTGGTTACGCCCGCGGCGGCGAGGACTACCGGTGGGCGGTGCTGCGCGAGCGGATGGCGCCGTGGCAGTTCCAGGTGTTCAACTTCTTCTTCATCTCGCTCTACCAGAACGCGATCCTGCTGCTGATCACGCTGCCCGCGTACACAGCGCTGGAGCACCAGGGCTCGTTCGGTGTCGCCGACGTCGTCGTCGCGGTGGTCTTCGCCGCGTTCCTCGTCGGGGAGACGGTCGCCGACCAGCAGCAGTGGGTGTTCCACCGGGAGAAGCACGCGGGCCGCGCGTCGACGCGGTTCCTCCAGGAGGGGCTGTTCCGCTACTCGCGGCACCCGAACTTCTTCTTCGAGCAGGCGCAGTGGTGGGCGGTCGCGGCGTTCGGCGTCGTCGCCGGCGGTCTGCAGTGGACGGTGGTGGGCGCGGTCCTGCTGACGCTGCTGTTCGTCGGGTCGACGAAGTTCACCGAGAGCATCACCAAGTCCCGCTACCCGGAGTACGCGGACTACCAGCGCCGGGTGTCCGCGGTGGTGCCGTGGCGGCCGCGGCGCGAGCCTGCCCGCTCGTGA
- a CDS encoding alpha/beta fold hydrolase, translating to MDTLNMRTGGEGEPAVLFLHGLGATGAVWAHLTELVPRRVLVPDLPGHGPSAPLPHYSFETLTTAVARALPGSGPFLVAGHSLGGVLGLELASGKYDVEVAGVLALGVKVEWTQDDLGRAATFAARPPRVFETQADADQAYLKVSGLLGIAPADPAGLRETEGGWRLAMDPAAFGVGAPDMPALLAAARCPVVLAAGENDPMSRPEQLCALDPDAVTLTGLGHNAHVEEPAAVRALLGRFGV from the coding sequence ATGGACACGCTGAACATGCGCACCGGCGGCGAGGGCGAACCGGCCGTCCTGTTCCTGCACGGTCTCGGCGCGACCGGCGCGGTGTGGGCCCACCTGACCGAACTGGTGCCCCGGCGCGTGCTGGTGCCCGACCTGCCCGGCCACGGGCCGTCCGCGCCGCTCCCGCACTACAGCTTCGAGACGCTGACGACGGCCGTCGCGCGGGCGCTGCCCGGGAGCGGCCCGTTCCTCGTCGCCGGGCACTCGCTCGGCGGGGTGCTCGGGCTGGAACTCGCGTCCGGCAAGTACGACGTCGAGGTCGCGGGCGTGCTCGCCCTCGGGGTGAAGGTCGAGTGGACCCAGGACGACCTGGGGCGCGCGGCGACGTTCGCGGCGCGGCCGCCCCGGGTGTTCGAGACGCAGGCCGACGCCGACCAGGCGTACCTGAAGGTGTCCGGGCTGCTCGGCATCGCGCCCGCGGACCCGGCCGGGCTTCGCGAGACCGAGGGAGGTTGGCGCCTCGCGATGGACCCGGCCGCGTTCGGCGTCGGCGCACCGGACATGCCGGCGCTGCTCGCCGCGGCGCGGTGCCCGGTCGTGCTGGCGGCAGGTGAGAACGACCCGATGAGCCGACCGGAGCAGCTGTGCGCGCTGGACCCGGACGCGGTCACCCTCACCGGCCTCGGGCACAACGCCCACGTCGAGGAACCAGCCGCCGTGCGCGCCCTCCTCGGGCGCTTCGGCGTCTGA
- a CDS encoding LysR family transcriptional regulator: protein MEIREMRAFVAVAEAGVLSRAARQLHVSQPALSQTITALERRLGVQLLVRTSTGVQVTDAGATLLGEARAVLARHDQAVAAMARHTTAGGGVLRVGIPLELPPELLPSALARLAGDCPDTRVQARHLSSVAQVAALRADELDVGLVRERPAGPDLDALLVVSENVGVLLAADLAEKLEGPAGVRLESLAGLDWFAFARAGSPAWYDELAATLRSHGLDVGPEVPEDQRLIVELKIPAVSSGAAYAFAPPEWPYPMPDTVRWLPLAGNPIVRRTWAVWPATSHRRDLAKFVAALEDHRRGESRA, encoded by the coding sequence ATGGAGATCCGCGAGATGCGGGCGTTCGTCGCGGTCGCGGAGGCGGGCGTGCTGTCCAGGGCGGCGCGGCAGCTGCACGTGAGCCAGCCGGCGCTGTCCCAGACGATCACCGCGCTGGAACGCCGCCTCGGCGTCCAGCTGCTGGTCCGCACCAGCACGGGCGTCCAGGTGACCGACGCCGGGGCGACGTTGCTCGGCGAGGCCCGCGCGGTGCTGGCCCGCCACGACCAGGCCGTCGCGGCCATGGCCCGGCACACGACGGCCGGCGGCGGCGTGCTGCGCGTCGGCATCCCCTTGGAGCTGCCGCCGGAGCTGCTGCCGTCGGCCCTCGCGCGGCTGGCCGGGGACTGCCCGGACACGCGGGTGCAGGCCCGCCACCTGTCGTCGGTGGCGCAGGTGGCGGCGCTGCGGGCGGACGAGCTGGACGTCGGCCTGGTCCGCGAACGCCCGGCCGGGCCGGACCTCGACGCGCTGCTCGTCGTCTCGGAGAACGTGGGGGTCCTGCTCGCGGCGGACCTCGCGGAGAAGCTCGAAGGGCCGGCCGGGGTGCGCCTGGAGAGCCTGGCCGGGCTCGACTGGTTCGCCTTCGCCCGCGCGGGCAGCCCGGCCTGGTACGACGAGCTGGCGGCGACGCTGCGCAGCCACGGCCTCGACGTCGGCCCGGAGGTGCCGGAGGACCAGCGGCTGATCGTCGAGCTCAAGATCCCGGCGGTCAGCTCGGGTGCGGCTTACGCCTTCGCCCCGCCCGAGTGGCCGTACCCGATGCCGGACACGGTCCGGTGGCTTCCGCTGGCGGGGAATCCGATCGTGCGGCGGACCTGGGCCGTGTGGCCGGCGACGTCGCACCGCCGGGACCTCGCGAAGTTCGTCGCCGCGCTGGAAGACCATCGGCGCGGCGAATCGCGGGCATAA
- a CDS encoding YciI family protein, with product MKYLMLINAGLNDEGDVTGGCTPEGWQLFYKEIKEAGVHLHGNPLADFTTAATVRVDDRGERVITDGPFAESREVLGGYFVVDVPDLDVALDWAARCPGSRDGGSIVVRPLADYES from the coding sequence GTGAAGTACCTGATGCTGATCAACGCCGGCCTGAACGACGAAGGCGACGTCACCGGCGGCTGCACGCCGGAGGGCTGGCAGCTGTTCTACAAGGAGATCAAGGAGGCGGGCGTCCACCTCCACGGGAACCCGCTCGCCGACTTCACGACGGCTGCCACCGTCCGGGTCGACGACCGCGGGGAGAGGGTGATCACCGACGGGCCGTTCGCCGAGTCCCGCGAGGTGCTCGGCGGCTACTTCGTCGTCGACGTCCCGGACCTCGACGTCGCGCTCGACTGGGCGGCCCGCTGCCCCGGTTCGCGCGACGGCGGGTCGATCGTGGTGCGCCCGCTCGCCGACTACGAGAGCTGA
- a CDS encoding EXPERA domain-containing protein, whose protein sequence is MNLPLRDRKIDVFFAVLFSAFTVTSLISDLLPTVGVDFSKPSGNFFVNSNYWYAHDADPLFMHPPDWMRIVTGLSAFVYMPFYVVLVFALLTGRNWIQLPSVIYATMIVTLTGVVVFGVEFFGDPATRTGNPAKFLAFNLPYVLVPLLLLVRMRKPLPFTRRF, encoded by the coding sequence ATGAACCTGCCGCTGCGGGACCGCAAGATCGACGTGTTCTTCGCGGTGCTGTTCTCGGCCTTCACGGTGACGTCGCTGATCAGCGACCTGCTGCCGACCGTCGGGGTCGACTTCTCGAAGCCGTCGGGCAACTTCTTCGTGAACTCGAACTACTGGTACGCCCACGACGCCGACCCGCTGTTCATGCACCCACCGGACTGGATGCGGATCGTCACCGGGCTCTCGGCGTTCGTCTACATGCCGTTCTACGTCGTGCTCGTGTTCGCGCTGCTGACCGGCCGCAACTGGATCCAGCTGCCGTCGGTGATCTACGCGACGATGATCGTCACGCTGACCGGGGTCGTCGTGTTCGGCGTCGAGTTCTTCGGCGACCCGGCCACCCGCACCGGCAACCCGGCGAAGTTCCTCGCGTTCAACCTGCCCTACGTCCTGGTGCCGCTCCTGCTGCTGGTCCGGATGCGCAAGCCACTCCCGTTCACCCGCCGTTTCTGA
- a CDS encoding arsenate reductase family protein, whose amino-acid sequence MEIWVNPACSKCRSAVSLLDEAGAQYTVRRYLDDPPTAKELKAVLKRLGLEPWDITRTAEPIAKELGLKTWGRTAADRPKWIEALAEHPKLIQRPIITADDGTTVVARDPETVRSVL is encoded by the coding sequence GTGGAGATCTGGGTCAACCCGGCGTGCTCGAAGTGCCGGTCCGCCGTGTCGCTGCTGGACGAAGCCGGCGCGCAGTACACCGTGCGCCGCTACCTCGACGACCCGCCGACCGCCAAGGAACTGAAGGCCGTCCTGAAGCGGCTCGGCCTGGAGCCGTGGGACATCACGCGCACCGCGGAACCGATCGCGAAGGAACTGGGCCTCAAGACGTGGGGCCGCACCGCCGCGGACCGGCCGAAGTGGATCGAGGCCCTGGCCGAGCATCCGAAGCTGATCCAGCGCCCGATCATCACGGCCGACGACGGCACGACGGTCGTCGCCCGCGACCCCGAAACGGTCCGCTCGGTCCTCTAG
- a CDS encoding threonine synthase: MPYSFLSHLECARTGESLDADAVQGLSPAGAPLLARYDLDGVREAVTPKEIAGREPTLWRYHEVLPVRSPERIVSLGEGMTPLLRLPRYGRELGLSRLWMKDEGLVPTGTFKARGAAVGVSRAAELGVGGIAMPTNGNAGAAWALYAARAGLSSLIAMPDDAPAITMRECVAAGAELYRVDGLIGDAGKLVAEAVSRRPGVQDVSTLKEPYRIEGKKTMGYEIAEQFGWRLPDVILYPTGGGVGIIGIYKALREMLELGWVSGPLPRLVAVQATGCAPIVQAFSQGARESVVFPDARTVAFGITVPKALGDFLVLDAVYATGGTAVAVTDEELLASQRELTTFEGTFICPEGGACFAALRHLRESGWLGGDEDVVVLNTGAGIKYPETVPLDVPLLARDGRIP, encoded by the coding sequence GTGCCGTACTCGTTCCTCAGCCACCTCGAATGCGCCCGGACCGGCGAGAGCCTCGACGCCGACGCGGTCCAGGGCCTCTCGCCGGCGGGCGCGCCGCTGCTCGCGCGGTACGACCTCGACGGCGTCCGCGAAGCCGTGACGCCGAAGGAGATCGCCGGGCGCGAGCCGACGCTGTGGCGTTACCACGAGGTGCTGCCGGTGCGCTCGCCCGAGCGGATCGTGAGCCTGGGCGAGGGCATGACGCCGTTGCTGCGCCTGCCGCGCTACGGTCGTGAGCTGGGGCTTTCGCGGCTGTGGATGAAGGACGAAGGGCTGGTCCCGACCGGCACGTTCAAGGCGCGGGGCGCCGCGGTCGGCGTCTCGCGGGCGGCCGAGCTGGGCGTGGGCGGGATCGCGATGCCCACGAACGGCAACGCCGGCGCGGCGTGGGCGCTGTACGCGGCCCGCGCGGGCCTGTCGAGCCTGATCGCCATGCCGGACGACGCCCCGGCGATCACCATGCGCGAGTGCGTCGCCGCGGGTGCCGAGCTGTACCGGGTGGACGGTCTCATCGGCGACGCCGGGAAGCTCGTCGCCGAGGCGGTTTCGCGTCGTCCGGGAGTGCAGGACGTTTCGACGTTGAAGGAGCCGTACCGCATCGAGGGCAAGAAGACGATGGGGTACGAGATCGCCGAGCAGTTCGGCTGGCGGCTGCCCGACGTGATCCTCTACCCGACCGGCGGCGGGGTCGGGATCATCGGGATCTACAAGGCGCTGCGGGAAATGCTCGAGCTGGGTTGGGTTTCCGGGCCGCTACCGCGGCTGGTGGCGGTGCAGGCGACCGGGTGCGCGCCGATCGTCCAGGCCTTCTCGCAGGGGGCCCGGGAGAGCGTGGTGTTCCCCGACGCCCGGACGGTCGCTTTCGGCATCACCGTGCCCAAGGCGCTGGGCGACTTCCTGGTGCTCGACGCGGTGTACGCGACCGGCGGCACCGCGGTGGCCGTCACCGACGAGGAACTGCTCGCCTCGCAACGGGAACTGACCACTTTCGAGGGCACGTTCATCTGCCCGGAGGGCGGGGCGTGCTTCGCCGCGTTGCGGCACCTGCGCGAGTCGGGGTGGCTCGGCGGCGACGAAGACGTCGTCGTCCTCAACACCGGCGCCGGAATCAAATACCCGGAGACGGTGCCCCTGGACGTCCCGCTGCTCGCTCGGGACGGTCGCATTCCCTAG
- a CDS encoding helix-turn-helix transcriptional regulator, which produces MVKPTRVTNSLRALRFAHGRMTQADLATRIGVTRQTVIAIEQGRYSPSLEMAFQIAHVFGVPLEEVFQYPEKSP; this is translated from the coding sequence GTGGTGAAACCGACCCGCGTCACGAACTCGCTCCGCGCCCTCCGGTTCGCGCACGGCCGGATGACCCAGGCCGACCTCGCCACCCGGATCGGCGTCACCCGCCAGACCGTCATCGCCATCGAGCAGGGCCGCTACTCCCCGTCGCTCGAAATGGCCTTCCAGATCGCGCACGTGTTCGGCGTCCCGCTCGAAGAAGTGTTCCAGTACCCGGAGAAGTCACCGTGA